Part of the Parambassis ranga chromosome 16, fParRan2.1, whole genome shotgun sequence genome, CTGAGCTAGTTAACCTCGCTAGCGGCCTTGTTATTACGGTAACGTTAGCAGCCCAGCTACAACTTGAGTTATTCCCGTGGGCTAATAGTTTATTTACGTCGAGTCTACCAAAAACTGTCGCTTGAGAGTTATTTAACTAAACCCATATATCGAAGCGATTTATGTGTATCTTATTACGTATTAAATATGGTATTCGTAACGTATTTAATTGCATCTCTGGGTTGTAACAGTGTTATGTTTCCCGCTGTAAATCGAACTGATATTATTTATGTGCAGTTGGAACTGTCAAATGTTCAtggtttctgtctctttctttatttaaatCTAGTCAAACTGTTGTGCCTGCTAACATCACCTGGAATCTCATAATGGATTCTGAAATTTTGAACATAGAGGAGATAGTGATGGGCCGGGGCTTACCAGATCCACCTCCAGAAGCCCCCCCTGAAAAGCCAGCAGAGCCATACAAACCCATCACTTTGAATGGACCTCCACCACCCACTGTCCAATCCTGTAAGTTGTACTACATGTTCAAGTTAAccaaaatgggaaaaaaaacatttatcttTATGCATTTCAATTTTCTTGTAGACCAGCATGAAAACCTGCAGTGTTTCCAGTGCTTCATTACTTTCTGCAGTGCCAAAGCCAAGGAAAGGCACATGAAGAAGAGCCACAGAGAAGAGTATAAGCAACAGCTTCAGCAGGTAAGGACAATAGAAGTAGACGctctgtgattattttttttacactggtTTTTGGAGCTTAACCACAGTTTTAGttacatttacagtttttttgttttttttaaaaacgtaTATTGAGGTTTCTGTTTTATGAGATCACAAAATATCTGCATTTTAAATAGTTACAGTGTTGAGAATTTTGTGTATTTCTTGGTAAATAAAATAAGTCTAGATAAGTGGTtgaaatcatttttttgtttagctTCTCTTTATTTGATCTTCCCAGGGAAACACACTGTTCACATGTTACGTGTGTGATCGCACCTTCCTGTCATCTGAGGAACTGACACAGCACCAGCCAACACACAGCAAGGATGACAAGCCCTTTAAATGTGTTCACTGCAAGGAGAGTTTTAAAACATTCTCTGAAGTAAGTACCTTTTTAAAAATTGCTTTAGAGTAATACACATGCAGTAGTGAAACTTTTTCTGGCTGTAATTAGATTGAATTTCTGAGTttaatatttctgtgtgtgttttctctcaccTTTGTAGCTCACAGCCCATAGGAGACAAGTGTGTCCAGAGAAACAGATGGTTTGTAAAGATTGCAATGAAACCTTCCGTAGTGCTGGACTGCTGCGTGCTCATCGCCTGACCCAGCATCCTCGGCCAGATGTAGAGACTGCAGAACAGCCAGAGGATTCTGCAAAAACCCATCGCTGTAAGAAGTGTGGGCAGGGATTTGAAGCTGAATCGGAGCTGATAGCACACCAAGAGAAGTACCCTGAAGGTCAGCAGTGTAACGGCAGTACTCCAGCTGCCAAGAAACGTGGACGGCCTTCCAAAGCTGAAGACCAGGCAGTTGCTGAGAAAAAGGGAAAGCGGAAAAAGAAGGATGAGGGAGAGGCACCTGAGGAGGAAGTTAAGGCCAGCAGCACACCAGAGTTAGCAGCAACCCCAGCAGAAGAAAAGGGAAAAGC contains:
- the znf576.2 gene encoding zinc finger protein 576.2, encoding MDSEILNIEEIVMGRGLPDPPPEAPPEKPAEPYKPITLNGPPPPTVQSYQHENLQCFQCFITFCSAKAKERHMKKSHREEYKQQLQQGNTLFTCYVCDRTFLSSEELTQHQPTHSKDDKPFKCVHCKESFKTFSELTAHRRQVCPEKQMVCKDCNETFRSAGLLRAHRLTQHPRPDVETAEQPEDSAKTHRCKKCGQGFEAESELIAHQEKYPEGQQCNGSTPAAKKRGRPSKAEDQAVAEKKGKRKKKDEGEAPEEEVKASSTPELAATPAEEKGKAGGAKRGRPSKAAPKSETEDKKSPEEDSQAEAKEKEKKPKVDPAPGRQHPCNECDLAFPGLVQLRAHKKEKHTPRKAHPCDECEESFARPEQLDAHMSRAHAVGRLACPTCGKSFGRERTLKAHLKSHPEEKPGKPSAKR